One Trichormus variabilis 0441 genomic window, GGCGCAGAGGTAAGCGCAAAGGTACGCAAAGAAAATTCTCCGCGTTCCCTTGCGTTTACCTCCGTGTTCCTCTGCGTTTAAAAATTACGCGTCAGAATAGATAAATAAACCTATGTCTTATTTTCCATGTCGGCTAAAAATACAGCTAGTAAAAGGTCTATCCCTTATGGTGACTGGCCAATTGAGCAGTTGCCTGGATTGAGTCAAGAAGAACAATCCCGACTGCAAAATTGTGGGATTCAAACTACAGCAGGGCTTGTCAAACAGGGTAAAACTTTAGAGTCCAGGCTGGCCTTAGCGAGTAAGTTACAAGTTCATCTGCAATATGTAAATAAATGGATAGCCTTAGCAGATTTAGCCAGGATTCCTAGTGTAGGAACACAATATTGTGGTTTATTGCTTCATGCAGGCGTTGGTTCTGTGGCACAGTTAGCCCAGATTCCTACCCATAGATTACACAAACAAATTTTACGCTTACAAGTCGCAACCTTGCAGCGTCGAGATTTGTGTCCAGCAATTGAATTAGTCCAGCAGTGGAGTCAACAGGCGAATATTGTTAATGGTCATTAGTCAGTGGTCAGTGGTCAGTAGGGGCGGGTTGATGAAGATCATCGTTCAAGAGTCAGGATATTTGTAAACCCGCCCGTACAATTGCCATTGGTCATTGGTCATTACTCATTACTCAACAGTTAACGGTGATTCCCTAATCTTTTGCCAGCACTCCATTGAGGAAGATATCAGCTAGGCCTTCTGCCATTTGCTGCATTTCTTGGGGGGAAGCGTCTGGCTGCATGAGAGTATTGTTGGAGAAACCAGCGATCGCAAACATTCCCAGGAAAACTTTGGCTACTAGATTGGCATCTGTTTTGCGGTAAATGCCTTTATCCATCGCGGTTTGGAAGAAGGCTTCGGCGACATCGGTCATTTTTTCAATGACTTCTATTTGAATGCGATCGCGTAAATCTGGATGAAACTGCACTTCCATGAAGCAAACCCGCATTAAGTCGGCGTTTTTGTGCAAATTCCACATTCGGCGGCGCATCACCTGAGCGACAGCCTTATAGCTACCCATTTCGCTCAATTCTGTCAGCAAATCTGTGAGAATATCCACCCAACCAGCAGTTGCTACTTCTACCAAAATCGCTTTTTTGTTAGGGAAATGCCTAAACAAAGTACCTTCGGCTACACCTGCGGCTTGTGCTAAATCGCGGGTGGTAGTGCCATCAAAGCCTTGGGAGGCAAATAATTTCAGCGCCGCCTGTAAAATTTTGGTGCGTGTCTGTGCCTCTGAAGGCGGGGGAGAATTAAAAACTCGCATAATAGTTATTGTAAAATCTCCGGAACACTACTTGTAGCATTATTGTCTAACGTCAGGTACAAAAAGCACAGAAAGCTTAATACAAGATTAACGCTACAATTCTCGATTAACCTGTTGCTTAAGTAGTGGATATTTATTTACTTGTTGCTTATGAATCAACTTAGTCGTTCAATATCGCGTCGGCTGTTGGCAACCTTGATGGCAACAGTCGTTATATGGTGGGGATGGACACCAGAAATAGCTTTGGCACAAACGCCTCCTGCTTTACAACCAAGCAAAACACCAACTGCAAAGGTTCCCACTTCAATTCAACCCTATCTAGACCGGGTAATTAAGGATTTGACGGAGTTCCGGCTGGATAATGGTATGAAGTTTATTGTCTTAGAACGCCATCAAGCGCCAGTGGTTTCCTTTCTCACCTACGCGGATGTTGGGGGTGTGGATGAACCTGATGGTAAGACTGGTGTCGCTCACTTTCTTGAGCATTTGGCGTTCAAAGGCACTACACGCATTGGTACACAGAATTATCAGGCTGAAAAACCCTTGCTTGAGCGGTTGGAGCAGTTAGACACGCAAATTCGAGCCGCGAAAGCCAATGGTAAGCAAGATGATGTTGCTAGGTTGCAAGCGACTTTTAAGGAAGTAGAATCACAAGCTGGTAAATTAGTCAAACAAAATGAACTGGGGCAAATTGTCGAACAATCTGGGGGTGTAGGTTTAAACGCCAATACCTCAACGGAAGCGACACGTTATTTCTACAGTTTCCCGTCCAATAAGTTAGAACTGTGGATGTCGTTGGAGTCTGATCGATTTCTTGATCCTGTGATTCGCCGGGAGTTTTATAAAGAAAAAGATGTGATTTTAGAAGAGCGGCGGATGCGGATCGAAAATTCACCTATTGGTTTGATGGTGGAAAAGTTTATCGATGCTGCTTACAAAGTTCATCCTTACAGACGACCAGTGATTGGTTATGACCAAGATATTCGTAACTTAACGCCAGAAGATGTACAGACGTTTTACAATACTCACTACGTACCCAGTAATATTACCATTGCTGTTGTTGGGGATGTGAAAACGGCTGAGGTGAAACAACTGGCGCAAACTTACTTTGGACGCTACAAAGCAGCACCTAAACCACAGTCAAAAATTACCCCAGAACCCAAACAAACACAAACAAGAGAGGTTACTTTAGAACTCGCTTCTCAACCTTGGTATTTAGAAGGTTATCATCGTCCCGCAGTGACTCATCCAGATAATGCGGCATACGATATTATTGCCAGCTTGTTAAGTAGTGGACGTACGTCGCGGTTATATAAGTCTTTGGTGGAAAAAGAACGTGTAGCATTAAATGCTCAAGGTTTTAGTGGTTTTCCTGGGGATAAATACCCCAATTTGATGCTGTTCTATGCTCTCACTGCTCCTGGTCACACAGTTGATGAAGTAGCAGTGTCTTTAAGCAAAGAAATTGACAAGTTGAAAACTGAACCTGTATCTGCGGTGGAATTAGAACGGGTGAAAACTCAAGCCAGGGCTGGTTTATTACGTAGCTTAGATTCCAATATGGGTATGGCGCAGCAACTTTTGGAATATGACGTAAAAACAGGCTCTTGGCGCAATTTGTTTAAACAATTAGATGAAATTGTGGCTGTGACTCCTGCGGATATTCAGCGAGTAGCCAAAGCAACGTTTACGCCAGAAAATCGCACAATTGGCAAGTTGTTATCGAAAAAAGCATGAGTAATACACCGCAAATATGAGGAGAGCAGCAACAGATATGCACAGGCGTAAACAATTCAAAATTAGAAATCCAAAATTCACAATGGGAAAAGGCAAAAGTTTTATTTTGGCGTTGGTGGCTATTTTTGCCTTTTTAGCTGTGACTTTTAACTTTTCCCTGACGGCGACAGCAGCAGCCAAACACTATACAGAGTTGCAGTTTGCGCCGTTACCGGAGGTGAAGTTACCCAAGTATGAACGGTTTGTATTGCAGAATGGCTTGGTTGTCTATCTCATGGAGGATAGGGAACTACCTTTAATTGGTGGTACAGCCCTAGTCAGGACTGGGAGTCGTTGGGAACCAGCAGATAAAGTGGGATTGGCTAGCTTTACTGGTGGCGTGATGCGGACTGGTGGAACTAAGGAGCATTCACCTGATGATTTGAATGAAATATTAGAACAACGCGCCGCATCGGTAGAAGTGAATATTGGTGAGGCTGCGGGTAGCGCTAGTTTTGAGGCGCTGAGTGAAGATGTAGAAACAGTGTTTGGGCTATTTGCTGAGGTGTTGCGATCGCCAGTGTTTGCTCAAGCTAAACTAGATTTGGCGAAAACTCAAGCAAAAGGCGGTATTTCTCGCCGCAATGATGATCCTGATGATATTGCTAATCGGGAATTTCGCAAGCTGATTTATGGCAAAGATAGCCCCTATGGTCGGATTACAGAATATGCTACTGTGAATGCGATCGCCCGTGAAGATTTGGTACAGTTCCACCAACAATATTTCCACCCCAATAATATGATTTTGGGCATTGTGGGAGATTTTGATAGTAAAAAAATGCGATCGCTCATTCAAGCCAAGTTGGGTAACTGGGCGCGTAACCCAAAATTTACTAAACCAACTTTACCAGCAGTTTCCCCAGCAAATACCGGTGGGGTATTTTTCGTCAATCAACCCCAACTTACCCAAAGTAGTATTTTAGTTGGGCATTTGGGGGGTAAGTTCGATAACCCCGACTATGCAGCCTTGGACGTATTGAATGGGGTGTTAAATGGTTTTGGGGGTCGTTTATTTAATGAGGTGCGATCGCGTCAAGGTTTAGCCTATTCTGTATATGGTTACTGGAGTCCCCGCTTTGACTATCCTGGGATGTTCATGGCTGGTGGACAAACCCGTTCTGATGCGACTGTGCAGTTTGTCAAAGCTTTACAAGCGGAAATTAAACGCATCCAATCCCAACCCGTAACAGCAGAAGAATTAGCCCGTGCTAAAGAGTCTACCCTCAATTCTTTTGTATTCAACTTCCAAGACCCCAGCCAAACCTTATCCCGATTGATGCGCTATGAATACTATGGCTATCCGGCTGATTTTCTCTTCCGCTATCAAAAAGCCGTAGCCGCCACCACAATAGCTGATGTGCAAAGGGTAGCCAAGCAATACCTCAAACCAGATAATCTTGTCACTCTGGTGGTGGGTAATCAAACCGCTATTCAACCACCATTAACTCAGCTAGCCGCTCAAGTCACACCAATCGATGTGACAATTCCTAGTCCACCACAACAAGCGCAGAATTAATAGTTGAGATAATCACATCAGATTCCTATAAATGGATAATAATCCCAGTTTTTCTAGAGAAACTGGGATTATTGTTTTGCTGAGGACAAAGCAGCTTCACTATTATATAAAATCAGCTTTTATAGACACAAATACTTGAATTATGTCTGAAAATCTAGTCTCAAAATATTGATTTTCCTCAAGGACAAATCAAAATATAAGGCAGGACTTCCCATCTTTTTGATTAGGGAAAATCCCTGTAACGAGCTAAGCGATATAATCATCTTGAACGAGGCAAGCAAATGGTAAAAATAACAATTTCTGATCTTTCACCCGACGATGAGGGAAAATCATTGAAAGACCTCACTACTTGGGAACTGAAGTCTGTGTATGCAGGCTTGGAAAGAAGATATGGCGGTAGAAGAAATCAAGTTGCCGAACCGTCAGAAGAGTCAACAACACCCACATTGAATGATACTAACGGAACTCTTGATCGATGGATGGATTCACTAGAATTACAAATTCAAGACCTGCGAAAACAGCTTGGTATTAATTCATGATTGTTCGTTAATTACAACCTAATATTTAGGATGTCGTGTATTTTGATGAAAACTAATATCAAAATACACGATTTTTTATTGCGCGAGTGCGTGTTAGTTATCTTTTGCTTTTATCAGTTCAGTTAAGAGAATATTAGATTGAGTGCAGTGATAGCCTGGCAAAGTAAGTAGCCGTCATGAACTGCGTACACAGGAAAACATGAGAAAGTCTTTCTCTAACACCCTTACACCCCTTTTTCAATTCATAACGAATTAAAAAAAAACAACCTATATTAAGTGGCGTAAAAATACTAGACTTCAGTTAATTGTAAGAATTTTAGTCTTTGTTTGAGAACTTTAGTTATCACTAGAAACATTTACTTATTTACCCTGTTCTATCGGAGTTAAAACGCTAGATCACACTGCCATATTTTTCATAAAATTTTGTGCTGGAGATTATCAAGGTTAGCAAGCTTAAATTTTAGGTAATGTAAAAATTAAAAACAGACATATAGTACTCATTTATGTCTTGCTGATTGAGGTTTTAAGCTTGATTTTCCTAAAAAAAATAAATAAAAATTGAGTCAACGGTTAAGGAAAACAAACTTAATCGGTTACGAAATTCACGAAGAGCAAACATTGTTTTAGGAGTCAATCATGGCGTTTATTGCTGTTAAAGAATTACAGGTTGCCGGCGCAGAATTATTCCAAGATTCTGAAAGCTTTCTTAACGAGTTGAACAATCTTGATAACTCTGTTCATGGTGGTGGTGACTATTCCAATACCACAAATGGAGTTTTAGATTTAGCCGTGAAGGGATTTGAGTTTGGTGTCATCACCTATGGTATCGATGCTATTGGACACCTAGCTAAATCCTATAGTTCTGCTGGTTACTACTAAGATTTAATCTTAGAAACTGATTAGATAGCGAGCTAAATACTCTCGTTTAAATCTCAGCATGAGCGATTAAGTGAGCAAGGACTATACCACTTAATCGCCTGCACTTTCTTTCTACTCAAAACCCAAATTATTT contains:
- a CDS encoding DUF4332 domain-containing protein, translated to MSAKNTASKRSIPYGDWPIEQLPGLSQEEQSRLQNCGIQTTAGLVKQGKTLESRLALASKLQVHLQYVNKWIALADLARIPSVGTQYCGLLLHAGVGSVAQLAQIPTHRLHKQILRLQVATLQRRDLCPAIELVQQWSQQANIVNGH
- a CDS encoding TetR/AcrR family transcriptional regulator, translating into MRVFNSPPPSEAQTRTKILQAALKLFASQGFDGTTTRDLAQAAGVAEGTLFRHFPNKKAILVEVATAGWVDILTDLLTELSEMGSYKAVAQVMRRRMWNLHKNADLMRVCFMEVQFHPDLRDRIQIEVIEKMTDVAEAFFQTAMDKGIYRKTDANLVAKVFLGMFAIAGFSNNTLMQPDASPQEMQQMAEGLADIFLNGVLAKD
- a CDS encoding M16 family metallopeptidase, translating into MNQLSRSISRRLLATLMATVVIWWGWTPEIALAQTPPALQPSKTPTAKVPTSIQPYLDRVIKDLTEFRLDNGMKFIVLERHQAPVVSFLTYADVGGVDEPDGKTGVAHFLEHLAFKGTTRIGTQNYQAEKPLLERLEQLDTQIRAAKANGKQDDVARLQATFKEVESQAGKLVKQNELGQIVEQSGGVGLNANTSTEATRYFYSFPSNKLELWMSLESDRFLDPVIRREFYKEKDVILEERRMRIENSPIGLMVEKFIDAAYKVHPYRRPVIGYDQDIRNLTPEDVQTFYNTHYVPSNITIAVVGDVKTAEVKQLAQTYFGRYKAAPKPQSKITPEPKQTQTREVTLELASQPWYLEGYHRPAVTHPDNAAYDIIASLLSSGRTSRLYKSLVEKERVALNAQGFSGFPGDKYPNLMLFYALTAPGHTVDEVAVSLSKEIDKLKTEPVSAVELERVKTQARAGLLRSLDSNMGMAQQLLEYDVKTGSWRNLFKQLDEIVAVTPADIQRVAKATFTPENRTIGKLLSKKA
- a CDS encoding M16 family metallopeptidase, translated to MGKGKSFILALVAIFAFLAVTFNFSLTATAAAKHYTELQFAPLPEVKLPKYERFVLQNGLVVYLMEDRELPLIGGTALVRTGSRWEPADKVGLASFTGGVMRTGGTKEHSPDDLNEILEQRAASVEVNIGEAAGSASFEALSEDVETVFGLFAEVLRSPVFAQAKLDLAKTQAKGGISRRNDDPDDIANREFRKLIYGKDSPYGRITEYATVNAIAREDLVQFHQQYFHPNNMILGIVGDFDSKKMRSLIQAKLGNWARNPKFTKPTLPAVSPANTGGVFFVNQPQLTQSSILVGHLGGKFDNPDYAALDVLNGVLNGFGGRLFNEVRSRQGLAYSVYGYWSPRFDYPGMFMAGGQTRSDATVQFVKALQAEIKRIQSQPVTAEELARAKESTLNSFVFNFQDPSQTLSRLMRYEYYGYPADFLFRYQKAVAATTIADVQRVAKQYLKPDNLVTLVVGNQTAIQPPLTQLAAQVTPIDVTIPSPPQQAQN